The Paenibacillus sp. 481 DNA window TGCCAACGAAGCATACGTACTGTGGGCGAAAGCGTTCAATCTTCGCCCGTAGCTGCTCGCGCCCTTCCGCGTACTCGTCGCGGGTAATTTCCGCGGCTGTGCGCGTCGGGCGGGCTACTATGTTGGTGAAGCCATAGCCAAGCTTCAGCAACTCACTGTCTTCCTCCGCGTGATAACGACGCGGCGTCAAGCCCGCCTGATGTATAATCGTCCAAAATCGGTTGCGCGGGTTGGCATAATGATGCCCCGTCTGCCCCGATTTCAGACTCGGATTATAGCCTACAAACAAAATGCGCAGCTGTGGCGCGATATGATCCGGTATTTCGAATAGTTGCAATTCCTGATCCATCTCATTCAC harbors:
- a CDS encoding mismatch-specific DNA-glycosylase; translation: MDQELQLFEIPDHIAPQLRILFVGYNPSLKSGQTGHHYANPRNRFWTIIHQAGLTPRRYHAEEDSELLKLGYGFTNIVARPTRTAAEITRDEYAEGREQLRAKIERFRPQYVCFVGKGVYEAYSGRKDAVWGIQPESIVAGVRDFVAPSSSGLVRMPLAEIVSIYRGLGEVVGDKG